One window of the Dreissena polymorpha isolate Duluth1 chromosome 5, UMN_Dpol_1.0, whole genome shotgun sequence genome contains the following:
- the LOC127831206 gene encoding uncharacterized protein LOC127831206, giving the protein MAQSRRRGQMCCVYGCVNCRYDKENALSDNHFFNIPKHVLENRKQKQRWCALIKRQDGLDGFNMTPRTVICHEHFLESDFKKALGSKRWTLEPGVEPSVFNWSKVSERKPPKNRLPLSPSKDQANLMVDAPVSPDNHPEFTAVKLPQMADKACQTETEDLIAEVSVQPVSSKHCDHEYSTLKSFTDVELLSEQLKACQAKCDYLEKTIDELNATISEFEANRFSLEKISDDKHAVMFYTGFPNIETFNAFFKYLETKSEKLNYWRGRSESGEDAPKHQTHSTSRPGKKRALSTKEELFMVLVRLKVGLFVRDISERFGISQGHFSKIFTTWIIFLSHELPGLFIPLS; this is encoded by the exons ATGGCTCAGTCAAGAAGAAGAGGCCAGATGTGTTGTGTCTACGGATGTGTAAATTGCCGCTATGACAAAGAGAATGCATTGTCtgataatcatttttttaacattccAAAACATGTTctagaaaacagaaaacaaaagcaACGTTGGTGCGCATTAATAAAAAGACAAGATGGGCTTGATGGGTTCAACATGACTCCAAGAACTGTGATTTGCCACGAACATTTTCTTGAGTCAGATTTTAAGAAAGCCTTAGGTAGTAAGCGATGGACTTTAGAACCTGGAGTAGAGCCATCAGTTTTCAACTGGTCAAAAGTCAGTGAACGAAAGCCTCCAAAGAACCGCCTGCCATTGTCGCCAAGCAAGGACCAAGCAAATCTGATGGTGGATGCACCTGTGTCGCCAGACAATCATCCAGAGTTT ACAGCAGTCAAGTTGCCTCAAATGGCAGATAAAGCATGCCAAACGGAAACAGAAGATTTAATTGCAGAGGTTAGTGTGCAACCAGTATCATCTAAACACTGTGACCATGAATATTCCACATTAAAGTCGTTCACAGACGTGGAACTTCTTAGCGAACAGTTAAAAGCGTGTCAGGCAAAGTGTGATTATTTGGAAAAGACAATTGATGAATTAAATGCAACCATCAGTGAATTTGAAGCCAATAGGTTTTCCTTAGAAAAAATAAGTGATGACAAGCATGCAGTGATGTTCTACACAGGCTTTCCAAACATTGAaacatttaatgctttttttaaatatttagagacaaaaaGTGAGAAACTTAATTATTGGAGAGGGCGCAGTGAGTCAGGGGAAGATGCTCCAAAACACCAAACACACAGTACAAGCAGACCTGGGAAAAAACGGGCATTATCAACAAAAGAAGAATTGTTTATGGTGCTTGTAAGGTTAAAGGTTGGGTTGTTTGTAAGGGACATTTCTGAACGTTTTGGGATTTCTCAAGgacatttttcaaaaatcttcACAACTTGGATTATTTTCTTGTCTCATGAACTTCCGGGCTTATTCATACCACTTTCATGA